In Zunongwangia profunda SM-A87, the following proteins share a genomic window:
- a CDS encoding GLPGLI family protein, with amino-acid sequence MKLKLLFILIFFSFRISAQGTIKEKFDYEVIYKLSFKLDSTLVNPESEYMMLYMGKDYSYYISRAQNFEDEIKVKGNSGSTPQNALTNFHYQILKEIKSDRLFYVHQIASDRFYFGQDKNIFNWQIETETKEIKGYKVQKAITNFAGRDYVAWFTPDVPISDGPYKFNGLPGLILEISDVENEWNFEFFGLKKLSPKQDFKLKFNQLIKTSLAELKATNLRYRKDPFTYINNPNITISPEVHQKYIESFAEMLEKENNPIELE; translated from the coding sequence ATGAAACTAAAACTATTATTCATATTAATATTTTTCTCTTTTAGGATCTCAGCGCAGGGAACCATAAAGGAAAAATTCGATTATGAAGTAATATATAAGCTGTCTTTTAAATTAGATTCTACTCTTGTTAACCCAGAAAGTGAATATATGATGCTTTATATGGGGAAAGACTATTCGTATTATATAAGTAGAGCTCAAAACTTTGAAGATGAAATAAAAGTAAAGGGAAACTCTGGTAGTACACCCCAAAATGCCTTGACTAATTTTCATTATCAAATTTTAAAAGAAATAAAAAGCGATAGGTTGTTTTATGTTCATCAAATTGCTTCAGATCGATTTTATTTTGGACAGGATAAGAATATCTTCAATTGGCAAATAGAAACTGAGACCAAAGAAATAAAGGGGTATAAAGTCCAAAAAGCCATTACAAACTTTGCTGGGAGAGATTATGTGGCCTGGTTTACTCCAGATGTTCCAATTTCAGACGGGCCTTATAAATTTAATGGCTTGCCGGGATTAATTCTAGAGATTTCTGACGTAGAAAATGAATGGAATTTTGAGTTTTTCGGTTTAAAAAAACTATCGCCAAAACAGGATTTTAAACTCAAATTTAATCAGCTTATAAAAACAAGTCTGGCAGAGTTAAAAGCAACTAATCTTCGTTACCGTAAGGATCCTTTTACTTATATAAATAATCCAAACATTACTATTTCGCCAGAAGTTCACCAAAAATACATCGAATCTTTTGCTGAAATGCTGGAGAAAGAAAATAACCCTATAGAGCTGGAATAG